Proteins from a genomic interval of Clostridium scatologenes:
- a CDS encoding peptide chain release factor 3 codes for MADLTKEIERRRTFAIISHPDAGKTTLTEKLLLYGGAIRLAGSVKARKASKHAVSDWMEIEKQRGISVTSSVMQFNYDDYCINILDTPGHQDFSEDTYRTLMAADSAVMVIDSAKGVEEQTKKLFHVCSLRGIPIFTFVNKMDRESKDPFELMEDIEQVLGIKSYPMNWPIGSGADFRGVYDRNKKLIEVFNGGNHGQTQVEAIEGNIDDNVFKDLLGDALHEKLKEDIELLDIAGDEFDLKNVREGNLTPVFFGSALTNFGVEPFLKEFLHLTTPPLSRESDQGEVDVFEENFSSFIFKIQANMNPAHRDRIAFMRICSGKFKKGMEVFHIQGKNKIKLAQPQQFLAQDREIVEEAYAGDIIGVFDPGIFRIGDTLCSSSKKFKFEGIPIFAPEHFARVKTIDTMKRKQFIKGITEISQEGAIQVFKELHIGIEEIIVGVVGVLQFEVLEYRMKNEYNVDIKMDVLAYRNIRWIENSEVNPEKLVLTSDTKLVKDLKDRNILIFQSEWSINWTLDHNKGLILSDIGKSE; via the coding sequence GTGGCAGATTTAACAAAAGAGATTGAAAGAAGAAGAACCTTTGCCATAATATCACACCCAGACGCTGGAAAAACAACGCTTACTGAAAAATTATTGTTGTATGGAGGCGCAATCAGATTAGCAGGTTCAGTTAAAGCTAGAAAAGCTTCAAAGCATGCAGTATCTGACTGGATGGAAATAGAAAAGCAAAGAGGTATTTCAGTTACATCTTCAGTTATGCAATTTAACTATGATGATTACTGTATAAATATATTAGACACACCAGGACATCAAGACTTCAGTGAAGATACATATAGAACTTTAATGGCAGCAGATAGTGCAGTAATGGTAATTGACTCTGCAAAAGGAGTTGAGGAACAAACTAAAAAGCTATTTCATGTATGCAGTCTTAGGGGAATACCTATATTTACATTTGTAAATAAGATGGATAGAGAAAGCAAAGATCCCTTTGAACTAATGGAAGATATAGAACAAGTTTTGGGAATTAAGTCTTATCCTATGAATTGGCCAATTGGGTCAGGTGCAGATTTTAGGGGAGTTTATGACAGAAATAAAAAACTTATAGAAGTTTTTAATGGAGGAAATCATGGTCAAACTCAAGTAGAGGCAATAGAAGGTAATATAGATGACAATGTATTTAAAGATTTACTTGGAGATGCTCTTCATGAAAAACTAAAAGAGGATATAGAATTATTAGATATTGCTGGAGATGAATTTGATTTAAAGAATGTGAGAGAAGGAAATCTAACACCTGTATTCTTTGGAAGTGCTCTTACAAATTTTGGAGTAGAGCCGTTTTTAAAAGAATTCTTACATCTTACGACCCCACCATTATCTAGAGAATCTGATCAAGGGGAAGTAGATGTATTTGAGGAGAATTTTTCATCCTTTATATTTAAAATACAAGCTAATATGAACCCAGCTCATAGAGATAGAATTGCTTTTATGAGAATATGTTCAGGAAAGTTTAAAAAGGGAATGGAAGTTTTCCATATTCAAGGAAAAAATAAGATAAAGTTAGCTCAACCACAACAATTTTTAGCACAGGATAGAGAAATAGTAGAGGAAGCCTATGCTGGAGATATAATAGGAGTGTTTGATCCAGGCATTTTTAGAATAGGAGATACTTTGTGTTCAAGTTCTAAAAAATTTAAATTTGAAGGTATACCAATATTTGCTCCAGAGCATTTTGCAAGAGTAAAAACTATAGATACCATGAAGAGAAAGCAATTTATAAAAGGAATAACAGAAATTTCTCAGGAAGGTGCTATTCAAGTTTTTAAAGAATTACATATAGGTATAGAAGAGATTATAGTAGGAGTAGTTGGTGTATTACAATTTGAAGTTTTAGAATATAGAATGAAAAACGAATATAATGTAGACATTAAAATGGATGTGCTTGCTTATAGAAATATAAGGTGGATAGAAAATTCAGAAGTAAACCCTGAAAAGCTTGTTTTAACTAGTGATACAAAGTTAGTAAAAGATTTGAAGGATAGAAACATACTTATATTCCAAAGTGAATGGTCTATAAATTGGACTTTAGACCATAATAAAGGACTTATTCTGTCTGATATAGGTAAATCTGAATAA
- the yidA gene encoding sugar-phosphatase produces the protein MYKLLALDMDGTLLNRNKNISKENFQAIQHAKEKGIKVVLATGRPLKGIEKYLNQLNLTTENDYAVAFNGAVIQNTKTGKVLSKTLLTIDDVKYLYNLSQKLNVNIHISTPTSCITPKLNKYTEHEAAINGIDIELLDFNDLNPNTTIIKVMFIDNENLLDSAIEQLPDEVYSKYTVVRSAPFFLEFVNNSVNKGVGVDILAKNLGIKREEVICMGDAGNDIHMIKYAGLGVAMGNAFPEIKEIADYVTKTNEENGVAHVINKFILDDKAC, from the coding sequence ATGTACAAGTTATTAGCTCTTGATATGGATGGTACTTTATTAAATAGAAATAAAAATATATCTAAAGAAAACTTTCAAGCTATTCAACATGCTAAAGAAAAAGGGATTAAAGTAGTTTTAGCCACTGGAAGACCTTTAAAAGGTATAGAAAAATATTTAAATCAATTGAATTTGACCACTGAAAATGACTACGCTGTTGCTTTTAATGGTGCTGTAATTCAAAATACCAAAACTGGTAAAGTTTTATCAAAAACTTTACTGACAATAGATGATGTTAAATACCTTTACAATTTAAGTCAAAAATTAAATGTTAATATTCATATATCTACTCCTACATCTTGCATTACACCAAAACTTAATAAATACACTGAGCACGAAGCAGCTATAAATGGAATTGATATTGAATTATTAGACTTTAATGATTTAAATCCAAATACAACTATAATAAAAGTGATGTTTATAGATAATGAAAATTTATTAGACAGTGCTATTGAACAGCTTCCTGATGAAGTTTATAGCAAATATACTGTAGTAAGAAGTGCACCTTTTTTCCTTGAGTTTGTAAATAATTCTGTAAATAAAGGTGTTGGTGTTGACATATTAGCCAAAAATCTAGGCATAAAAAGAGAAGAGGTAATATGTATGGGTGATGCTGGCAATGATATTCATATGATAAAATATGCTGGTCTTGGAGTTGCTATGGGTAATGCTTTTCCCGAAATTAAAGAAATTGCAGATTATGTAACAAAAACTAATGAAGAAAATGGAGTAGCCCATGTAATAAACAAGTTTATATTAGATGATAAAGCGTGCTAA
- the clcA gene encoding H(+)/Cl(-) exchange transporter ClcA, whose translation MTNINNTKNILYKWNNFRLKIILEGIIVGFFSGLLIVSYRYTLEKALSFAKYVYLLQLKNILLIPIWVVILIISGWIVGTIMKKEPMASGSGIPQVEGIVAGKLTMNWWKVILAKFLGGAICIGAGLSLGREGPSVQMGAAVGQGVGRIFKRIKVEEKFLITSGASAGLAAAFNAPLAGVIFALEEVHKNFSPIVMTTALAASITSDFVCKNFFGLKPVFDFKNLKPIPLNSYIYIIILGVILGILGVAFNKCIFKSQELYAKQKWLPPEARPIIAFLISGVIGLTLPEVLGGGHEIIGSLVNYSFPLKVLLILLIVKFFFTMVSFGCGAPGGIFLPLLVIGGLIGITYGDLIRVLFGFNQSYINNLIILGMAGYFAATVKSPITGCILITEMTGSFSHLLSLSLVCLTAYVTADIMKSKPIYEVLLKKFLNKNISEFECEEGSKEIIEIAVCMGSMLDGKKIKEVRWPDQCLLVSVKRGAEEIIPKGNTSICVGDYLVVLANEIDVDYVREHLCLLAEK comes from the coding sequence GTGACTAACATAAATAACACTAAAAATATTTTATATAAGTGGAATAATTTTAGATTAAAAATTATTTTAGAAGGAATAATAGTAGGATTTTTTTCAGGGTTACTAATTGTAAGCTATAGATATACATTGGAGAAAGCACTTAGTTTCGCTAAGTATGTTTATTTATTACAATTAAAAAATATTTTGTTGATTCCCATTTGGGTAGTAATTCTAATTATAAGTGGATGGATTGTAGGAACAATCATGAAAAAGGAACCTATGGCTTCAGGAAGTGGTATACCACAAGTTGAAGGAATAGTAGCTGGGAAACTTACCATGAACTGGTGGAAGGTGATATTGGCTAAATTTTTAGGAGGTGCTATTTGTATAGGTGCTGGGTTATCTTTGGGGAGAGAAGGTCCTTCTGTTCAAATGGGAGCAGCTGTTGGACAAGGTGTTGGAAGGATTTTTAAAAGGATTAAGGTAGAAGAAAAATTTCTTATAACCAGTGGAGCTAGTGCTGGTCTTGCTGCAGCATTCAATGCGCCATTAGCAGGTGTAATTTTCGCCTTAGAAGAAGTACATAAAAATTTTTCACCTATAGTTATGACAACAGCATTAGCAGCATCCATAACTTCAGATTTTGTTTGTAAAAATTTTTTTGGATTAAAACCAGTATTTGATTTTAAAAATTTAAAACCAATACCGCTGAATAGTTATATATATATAATTATACTAGGTGTTATTTTGGGAATATTAGGAGTAGCTTTTAATAAATGTATATTTAAAAGTCAGGAATTGTATGCTAAACAGAAGTGGTTACCTCCTGAAGCAAGGCCTATAATAGCATTTCTTATATCAGGAGTAATTGGATTAACTTTACCAGAAGTTTTAGGAGGAGGACATGAGATCATAGGTTCTCTTGTAAATTACTCATTTCCATTAAAGGTATTATTAATATTATTGATAGTTAAATTTTTCTTTACTATGGTAAGTTTTGGATGTGGAGCACCAGGTGGAATATTTCTTCCGCTTTTGGTTATTGGAGGTTTAATAGGGATAACTTATGGCGATTTGATAAGAGTCTTATTTGGATTTAATCAAAGTTATATAAATAATCTAATAATATTAGGTATGGCAGGCTATTTTGCTGCAACTGTCAAATCACCTATAACAGGATGTATTTTAATTACTGAAATGACGGGATCATTTTCTCATTTGCTTTCACTTAGTTTAGTATGTTTAACAGCTTATGTAACTGCAGATATAATGAAATCAAAGCCAATATATGAAGTGTTATTAAAAAAATTTTTGAATAAGAATATTAGTGAATTTGAATGTGAAGAAGGAAGCAAAGAAATCATAGAAATAGCTGTTTGTATGGGATCAATGCTAGATGGTAAAAAGATAAAAGAGGTTAGATGGCCGGATCAATGTTTATTAGTGTCAGTTAAAAGAGGTGCAGAAGAAATTATACCAAAAGGAAATACATCCATATGTGTAGGAGATTATTTAGTCGTATTAGCAAATGAAATAGATGTTGATTATGTAAGAGAACATTTGTGTCTGTTGGCGGAGAAATGA